The following are encoded together in the Drosophila sechellia strain sech25 chromosome 3R, ASM438219v1, whole genome shotgun sequence genome:
- the LOC6606267 gene encoding conserved oligomeric Golgi complex subunit 2, producing the protein MHDPVKKSAHLTAGSTSTAEKLCFDKNEFMKANFSVDEFLHKNRNAPSLEQLRDNLGLYLKGLRAAMIDLINEDYADFVNLSANLVGLDQNIKTIQQPLEQFRSDIESIHGLIDENVTELRAQLEEKRQLREFKRGLQSLKKVYETINKLQDLIDRKLSGEQPIKAVDLERAALDLIQLKFHEKHCSKHLSPEHQGKIEQLEEQLHQHLRRFFNDALSQARNSAPESLERCLRIYITLNACDQAECAFREDVVAPYMSGVIGEQQLQNSPQGLAGIYSKILNFISLHMTDLLRLTLYSDKFPGFNFVVNSYWSDVETRLELHMNSIFAPGNSEVFYVKYKCTRDFLGKIEELLTCSGEQAVAFYRQHKQTKSFEARWNLPVYFQICFQEIAGKFEAQLEPVLQEDSLNDKITDRDYKISAFNAAKEAMTRCWAEGVYLPEVFPKFYKLNVQVVLRLSRWITDAITLSKGSHFSKSYSRNQLLIALHADIRKLDAYLPELQQLIIKSVPVEQRTKIFSDVLAQSMSCLADTLGAHLTNIQKTLVELLIGECEAENVRQVNDLPRLYRKTNREVPTRCSSYVEQMLRPLKAFAQQNESQLGTLVVEQILSEVASHTTKAYFNVVSDVLTSVQKTEESLRRLRNVKSGGAATVSTGSSAVMSDDDKIRVQLRVDVTSWRQELGKLNFQATQIDRLVELTNMVEDSIKLKDNSA; encoded by the exons ATGCATGATCCGGTCAAGAAGTCGGCTCACTTGACCGCTGGCTCCACCAGCACAGCGGAGAAGCTGTGCTTCGACAAGAATGAGTTTATGAAG GCAAACTTCTCGGTGGATGAGTTTCTGCACAAGAACCGCAATGCGCCCAGTCTGGAGCAGCTGCGCGACAACCTGGGCCTTTACCTCAAAGGTCTGCGGGCGGCCATGATCGATTTGATCAACGAGGATTACGCAGACTTTGTAAACTTGAGCGCAAACCTGGTGGGACTGGACCAGAATATAAAGACCATTCAACAGCCATTGGAGCAGTTCCGCAGCGACATCGAGAGCATTCACGGCTTAATAGACGAGAACGTGACCGAGCTGCGGGCCCAATTGGAGGAGAAGCGTCAGCTTCGCGAGTTTAAACGCGGTCTGCAGAGCCTAAAGAAAGTGTATGAGACCATTAACAAGCTTCAGGATCTAATCGACCGAAAGCTCAGCGGGGAACAGCCAATTAAGGCTGTTGACCTGGAGCGCGCTGCCCTGGACCTGATTCAATTGAAGTTCCATGAGAAACACTGTTCCAAGCACTTAAGCCCCGAGCATCAAGGGAAGATCGAACAGCTTGAAGAGCAATTGCATCAGCATCTGCGACGCTTCTTCAATGACGCCCTTAGCCAGGCACGCAATTCGGCACCGGAATCCTTGGAGCGCTGCTTGCGGATCTATATAACTCTAAATGCCTGCGATCAGGCAGAGTGCGCCTTCCGCGAGGATGTGGTGGCTCCGTATATGTCGGGCGTCATTGGCGAACAACAGTTGCAAAACTCACCGCAGGGATTAGCTGGCATCTACAGCAAGATCCTCAACTTTATATCGCTGCATATGACCGATCTGCTGCGCCTTACGCTTTACTCGGATAAATTTCCGGGCTTTAACTTCGTGGTTAATAGTTACTGGTCTGATGTGGAGACGCGTCTAGAACTGCACATGAATTCCATATTTGCGCCTGGCAACTCGGAGGTGTTCTATGTAAAATACAAGTGCACTCGCGACTTCCTGGGCAAAATAGAGGAGCTATTGACATGCTCCGGAGAGCAGGCCGTGGCGTTCTATCGCCAgcacaagcaaacaaaaagcttTGAGGCCCGCTGGAATCTTCCGGTTTACTTCCAAATATGCTTTCAA GAAATTGCGGGTAAATTTGAAGCCCAATTGGAACCGGTGCTCCAGGAGGACAGTTTAAATGATAAAATCACCGATAGGGACTACAAAATATCCGCATTCAATGCCGCGAAGGAGGCTATGACACGGTGCTGGGCCGAGGGAGTTTACCTACCCGAAGTTTTTCCGAAATTTTACAAACTTAACGTGCAGGTGGTACTGCGTCTTTCGCGCTGGATCACGGATGCAATTACTCTATCGAAAGGCAGCCACTTTTCGAAGTCCTACTCTCGAAACCAGTTACTTATTGCCCTCCATGCAGACATCCGAAAACTTGACGCGTATTTGCCAGAACTTCAGCAATTGATTATTAAATCGGTGCCCGTTGAACAGCGTACGAAGATCTTTAGCGACGTATTGGCCCAATCGATGTCCTGCCTTGCCGACACGCTAGGTGCCCATTTGACCAACATACAAAAGACCTTAGTGGAGTTGCTGATCGGAGAATGCGAGGCGGAAAATGTGCGCCAGGTAAACGACTTGCCGCGTTTGTATCGCAAGACGAATCGAGAGGTTCCCACACGATGTTCGAGCTATGTGGAACAAATGCTTCGACCGCTGAAGGCTTTTGCCCAGCAGAACGAGTCCCAGCTTGGCACCCTGGTGGTGGAACAGATCTTGTCGGAGGTTGCTAGTCACACAACCAAGGC GTACTTCAATGTGGTGAGCGATGTGCTCACATCCGTACAGAAAACCGAAGAGTCATTGCGACGCCTGCGAAATGTTAAAAGTGGCGGAGCTGCGACTGTGTCGACTGGAAGCTCGGCTGTGATGTCTGACGATGATAAGATTCGCGTCCAACTGCGAGTGGATGTCACATCCTGGAGGCAAGAGCTGGGCAAACTAAACTTTCAGGCCACCCAGATCGATAGGCTAGTCGAGTTGACAAACATGGTGGAGGACAGTATCAAGCTAAAGGATAACAGCGCCTAG
- the LOC6606268 gene encoding 3-hydroxyisobutyryl-CoA hydrolase, mitochondrial isoform X1, producing MQGPIQRLVYTFGHRTCSQLPMIGGAAISQTKPTTMALSVRQSSSSVLATESSNKGMIILNRPKALNAINLEMVRKIYKHLKKCEKSKSLVIIKGTGDKAFCAGGDVRALVEAGPTDESKSFFREEYSTNALIGNYKIPYIAIINGITMGGGVGLSVHGKYRVASDRTLFAMPETAIGLFPDVGGSYFLPRLQGKLGLYLGLTGYRLRGGDVFYSGIATHYCESSKIPDLETALLNCPDADDVPELLQKYHSTPEKPFSLQPVLEQINKNFSADSVEGILENLQNDGSEWAKKTLETLSKMSPTSIKVTFRQLELGSQLSLAQCLIMEYRLAVHHLERSDFKEGVRALLIDKDQKPQWQPTKLADVTEEHVQWFFRKLPDTEELKLE from the exons ATG CAGGGACCAATTCAAAGGTTGGTGTACACATTCGGTCATCGCACCTGTAGCCAATTGCCGATGATCGGCGGAGCAGCGATATcccaaacaaaaccaacaacaatGGCCCTCTCCGTCCGCCAATCCTCCTCCTCCGTGCTGGCCACGGAGTCTTCTAATAAGGGAATGATTATTCTAAACCGTCCCAAGGCGCTTAATGCCATCAACTTGGAGATGGTACGCAAGATCTACAAGCACCTGAAGAAGTGCGAGAAGTCCAAGTCGCTGGTGATCATCAAGGGCACAGGTGACAAGGCCTTCTGCGCCGGTGGAGATGTGCGCGCTCTGGTCGAGGCTGGCCCTACGGATGAGTCGAAGAGCTTTTTCCGGGAGGAGTACAGCACGAATGCCCTGATCGGGAACTATAAGATTCCCTACATCGCCATCATCAACGGTATTACCATGGGCGGTGGCGTGGGTCTGAGTGTGCACGGCAAGTACCGGGTGGCCAGCGATCGGACGCTGTTTGCCATGCCCGAGACGGCGATTGGCCTCTTCCCGGATGTGGGTGGATCATACTTCCTGCCTCGACTGCAGGGAAAGCTGGGCCTCTACCTGGGTCTCACAGGATATCGACTGCGCGGCGGCGATGTCTTTTACTCAGGCATTGCCACGCACTACTGTGAGAGCAGCAAGATCCCCGATCTGGAGACGGCTCTCCTTAACTGTCCGGATGCGGATGATGTGCCTGAGCTGCTGCAGAAGTACCATTCCACGCCAGAAAAGCCCTTTTCGCTGCAGCCTGTCCTGGAACAGATCAACAAGAACTTTTCGGCGGACTCGGTGGAGGGAATCCTAGAGAATCTGCAGAACGATGGTAGTGAATGGGCCAAAAAGACGCTTGAG aCGCTCTCGAAGATGTCTCCCACCTCGATAAAGGTTACGTTCCGTCAGTTAGAGCTCGGATCACAGCTTTCGCTGGCTCAGTGTCTTATTATGGAATATCGTCTGGCCGTGCATCATCTGGAGCGCAGTGATTTCAAGGAGGGAGTGCGTGCCCTTCTCATCGACAAGGATCAGAAGCCCCAGTGGCAGCCAACCAAGCTGGCCGATGTCACCGAGGAGCATGTGCAGTGGTTCTTCCGCAAGCTGCCGGACACCGAAGAACTCAAGCT CGAATAA
- the LOC6606268 gene encoding 3-hydroxyisobutyryl-CoA hydrolase, mitochondrial isoform X3, translated as MGPIQRLVYTFGHRTCSQLPMIGGAAISQTKPTTMALSVRQSSSSVLATESSNKGMIILNRPKALNAINLEMVRKIYKHLKKCEKSKSLVIIKGTGDKAFCAGGDVRALVEAGPTDESKSFFREEYSTNALIGNYKIPYIAIINGITMGGGVGLSVHGKYRVASDRTLFAMPETAIGLFPDVGGSYFLPRLQGKLGLYLGLTGYRLRGGDVFYSGIATHYCESSKIPDLETALLNCPDADDVPELLQKYHSTPEKPFSLQPVLEQINKNFSADSVEGILENLQNDGSEWAKKTLETLSKMSPTSIKVTFRQLELGSQLSLAQCLIMEYRLAVHHLERSDFKEGVRALLIDKDQKPQWQPTKLADVTEEHVQWFFRKLPDTEELKLE; from the exons ATG GGACCAATTCAAAGGTTGGTGTACACATTCGGTCATCGCACCTGTAGCCAATTGCCGATGATCGGCGGAGCAGCGATATcccaaacaaaaccaacaacaatGGCCCTCTCCGTCCGCCAATCCTCCTCCTCCGTGCTGGCCACGGAGTCTTCTAATAAGGGAATGATTATTCTAAACCGTCCCAAGGCGCTTAATGCCATCAACTTGGAGATGGTACGCAAGATCTACAAGCACCTGAAGAAGTGCGAGAAGTCCAAGTCGCTGGTGATCATCAAGGGCACAGGTGACAAGGCCTTCTGCGCCGGTGGAGATGTGCGCGCTCTGGTCGAGGCTGGCCCTACGGATGAGTCGAAGAGCTTTTTCCGGGAGGAGTACAGCACGAATGCCCTGATCGGGAACTATAAGATTCCCTACATCGCCATCATCAACGGTATTACCATGGGCGGTGGCGTGGGTCTGAGTGTGCACGGCAAGTACCGGGTGGCCAGCGATCGGACGCTGTTTGCCATGCCCGAGACGGCGATTGGCCTCTTCCCGGATGTGGGTGGATCATACTTCCTGCCTCGACTGCAGGGAAAGCTGGGCCTCTACCTGGGTCTCACAGGATATCGACTGCGCGGCGGCGATGTCTTTTACTCAGGCATTGCCACGCACTACTGTGAGAGCAGCAAGATCCCCGATCTGGAGACGGCTCTCCTTAACTGTCCGGATGCGGATGATGTGCCTGAGCTGCTGCAGAAGTACCATTCCACGCCAGAAAAGCCCTTTTCGCTGCAGCCTGTCCTGGAACAGATCAACAAGAACTTTTCGGCGGACTCGGTGGAGGGAATCCTAGAGAATCTGCAGAACGATGGTAGTGAATGGGCCAAAAAGACGCTTGAG aCGCTCTCGAAGATGTCTCCCACCTCGATAAAGGTTACGTTCCGTCAGTTAGAGCTCGGATCACAGCTTTCGCTGGCTCAGTGTCTTATTATGGAATATCGTCTGGCCGTGCATCATCTGGAGCGCAGTGATTTCAAGGAGGGAGTGCGTGCCCTTCTCATCGACAAGGATCAGAAGCCCCAGTGGCAGCCAACCAAGCTGGCCGATGTCACCGAGGAGCATGTGCAGTGGTTCTTCCGCAAGCTGCCGGACACCGAAGAACTCAAGCT CGAATAA
- the LOC6606268 gene encoding 3-hydroxyisobutyryl-CoA hydrolase, mitochondrial isoform X2 encodes MQGPIQRLVYTFGHRTCSQLPMIGGAAISQTKPTTMALSVRQSSSSVLATESSNKGMIILNRPKALNAINLEMVRKIYKHLKKCEKSKSLVIIKGTGDKAFCAGGDVRALVEAGPTDESKSFFREEYSTNALIGNYKIPYIAIINGITMGGGVGLSVHGKYRVASDRTLFAMPETAIGLFPDVGGSYFLPRLQGKLGLYLGLTGYRLRGGDVFYSGIATHYCESSKIPDLETALLNCPDADDVPELLQKYHSTPEKPFSLQPVLEQINKNFSADSVEGILENLQNDGSEWAKKTLETLSKMSPTSIKVTFRQLELGSQLSLAQCLIMEYRLAVHHLERSDFKEGVRALLIDKDQKPQWQPTKLADVTEEHVQWFFRKLPDTEELKL; translated from the exons ATG CAGGGACCAATTCAAAGGTTGGTGTACACATTCGGTCATCGCACCTGTAGCCAATTGCCGATGATCGGCGGAGCAGCGATATcccaaacaaaaccaacaacaatGGCCCTCTCCGTCCGCCAATCCTCCTCCTCCGTGCTGGCCACGGAGTCTTCTAATAAGGGAATGATTATTCTAAACCGTCCCAAGGCGCTTAATGCCATCAACTTGGAGATGGTACGCAAGATCTACAAGCACCTGAAGAAGTGCGAGAAGTCCAAGTCGCTGGTGATCATCAAGGGCACAGGTGACAAGGCCTTCTGCGCCGGTGGAGATGTGCGCGCTCTGGTCGAGGCTGGCCCTACGGATGAGTCGAAGAGCTTTTTCCGGGAGGAGTACAGCACGAATGCCCTGATCGGGAACTATAAGATTCCCTACATCGCCATCATCAACGGTATTACCATGGGCGGTGGCGTGGGTCTGAGTGTGCACGGCAAGTACCGGGTGGCCAGCGATCGGACGCTGTTTGCCATGCCCGAGACGGCGATTGGCCTCTTCCCGGATGTGGGTGGATCATACTTCCTGCCTCGACTGCAGGGAAAGCTGGGCCTCTACCTGGGTCTCACAGGATATCGACTGCGCGGCGGCGATGTCTTTTACTCAGGCATTGCCACGCACTACTGTGAGAGCAGCAAGATCCCCGATCTGGAGACGGCTCTCCTTAACTGTCCGGATGCGGATGATGTGCCTGAGCTGCTGCAGAAGTACCATTCCACGCCAGAAAAGCCCTTTTCGCTGCAGCCTGTCCTGGAACAGATCAACAAGAACTTTTCGGCGGACTCGGTGGAGGGAATCCTAGAGAATCTGCAGAACGATGGTAGTGAATGGGCCAAAAAGACGCTTGAG aCGCTCTCGAAGATGTCTCCCACCTCGATAAAGGTTACGTTCCGTCAGTTAGAGCTCGGATCACAGCTTTCGCTGGCTCAGTGTCTTATTATGGAATATCGTCTGGCCGTGCATCATCTGGAGCGCAGTGATTTCAAGGAGGGAGTGCGTGCCCTTCTCATCGACAAGGATCAGAAGCCCCAGTGGCAGCCAACCAAGCTGGCCGATGTCACCGAGGAGCATGTGCAGTGGTTCTTCCGCAAGCTGCCGGACACCGAAGAACTCAAGCTGTAA
- the LOC6606269 gene encoding cysteine protease ATG4D isoform X1, with protein sequence MPQFFKFRKLRTKRYSSSTTSASVFMSSSTATNQMNYDGLLSKLTDEKLMLFEAAGEGTIVEGSRICGQDADPLSLPLVEDGAIEEEQAAPIQTIHRTVFAVPRVPSPSPVSTSGANLNLKSENAATATPQRKISTSSRFMNAFSQLYGGGGNSGPSCGHVEQHSEEPGDLSANRTPTKGMESKLVAMWHNVKYGWSGKMRQTSFSKEQPVWLLGRCYHRRFTPPVSMESSITELPSGADTTPDNATSAFDSIQATSTSTSLYPALNPQQIDEIVVPQELGMDAVENQVGEQPWEEGIEGFRRDFYSRIWMTYRREFPIMNGSNYTSDCGWGCMLRSGQMLFAQGLICHFLGRSWRYDSESQLHSTYEDNMHKKIVKWFGDSSSKSSPFSIHALVRLGEHLGKKPGDWYGPASVSYLLKHALEHASQENADFDNISVYVAKDCTIYLQDIEDQCSIPEPAPKPHVPWQKAKRPQAENPKTEQQQHWKSLIVLIPLRLGSDKLNPVYAHCLKLLLSTEHCLGIIGGKPKHSLYFVGFQEDRLIHLDPHYCQEMVDVNQENFSLHSFHCKSPRKLKASKMDPSCCIGFYCATKSDFDNFMESVQLYLHPMRCASGATVDKAAGSHHTTPQSSHQTEPTEMNYPLFSFSRGRCMDHERDEMSDSLYKPLIKQVASLAQELGAQLAPPQHGDEHDQDDSESEEFVLL encoded by the exons ATGCCGCAGTTCTTTAAGTTCCGCAAGCTGCGGACAAAGCGTTATAGCTCTTCTACCACTTCCGCCTCTGTTTTCATGTCCTCGTCCACGGCCACCAACCAGATGAACTATGACGGCCTCCTTTCCAAGTTGACCGACGAAAAACTCATGCTCTTCGAAGCCGCCGGCGAGGGCACCATTGTAGAGGGTAGCCGGATATGCGGCCAGGATGCGGATCCGCTGTCCTTGCCGCTGGTGGAGGACGGCGCCATCGAGGAGGAGCAGGCGGCCCCCATACAGACGATTCATCGCACTGTATTCGCCGTTCCACGCGTCCCTTCCCCCTCCCCCGTAAGCACATCAGGTGCGAATCTGAACCTCAAGTCGGAAAACGCTGCGACAGCGACTCCGCAGCGCAAAATATCGACGTCATCACGTTTCATGAACGCCTTCAGTCAGCTctacggcggcggcggcaacaGCGGTCCGAGCTGCGGTCACGTGGAGCAGCACAGCGAGGAACCCGGTGACCTGTCGGCAAACCGTACTCCCACCAAAGGCATGGAGTCTAAGCTCGTGGCAATGTGGCATAATGTGAAGTATGGCTGGAGCGGCAAGATGAGGCAGACCAGCTTCTCAAAGGAGCAGCCCGTGTGGCTGCTGGGACGGTGCTATCATCGACGCTTTACTCCGCCCGTAAGCATGGAAAGTTCCATTACCGAGCTGCCCAGCGGGGCGGATACCACACCCGATAACGCCACATCGGCGTTCGACAGCATTCAGGCCACTTCGACGTCAACCTCCTTGTATCCAGCCCTTAATCCGCAGCAGATCGATGAGATTGTGGTGCCCCAGGAACTGGGAATGGACGCAGTGGAGAACCAGGTGGGCGAACAGCCTTGGGAGGAGGGCATCGAAGGCTTTCGTCGTGACTTTTATAGTAGGATTTGGATGACCTACCGGCGAGAGTTCCCAATAATGAATGGCTCCAACTACACCTCGGACTGCGGATGGGGCTGTATGCTAAGGAGTGGTCAGATGCTCTTCGCTCAAGGACTCATCTGTCACTTCCTAGGTCGCA GCTGGCGCTATGATTCGGAGTCCCAGTTGCACTCAACTTACGAGGACAATATGCATAAGAAGATCGTCAAGTGGTTCGGGGACAGTTCCTCAAAAAGCAGTCCCTTCTCCATCCACGCCCTGGTCCGGCTGGGGGAGCATTTGGGTAAAAAACCTGGCGATTGGTACGGTCCCGCCTCTGTTTCCTATTTGCTTAA ACACGCCTTAGAGCACGCGAGTCAGGAAAATGCAGACTTTGACAATATTAGTGTCTATGTAGCCAAAGATTGCACGA TTTACTTGCAAGATATTGAGGATCAATGCAGCATACCGGAACCGGCGCCAAAACCCCATGTGCCTTGGCAAAAAGCGAAGCGGCCGCAGGCGGAAAATCCCAAAACGGAGCAACAACAGCACTGGAAGTCCCTCATCGTTCTGATACCTTTGCGCCTGGGCAGTGATAAACTGAATCCAGTGTATGCCCATTGTCTGAAGCTGCTGCTGAGTACAGAACACTGCCTGGGCATCATCGGTGGAAAGCCAAAGCATTCGCTGTACTTTGTCGGCTTCCAGGAGGACAGGCTCATCCACTTGGATCCGCACTATTGCCAGGAGATGGTGGATGTGAACCAAGAGAACTTCTCCCTGCACTCGTTTCACTGCAAGTCGCCGCGGAAGCTTAAGGCCAGCAAAATGGATCCTAGTTGTTGTATCGGCTTTTACTGTGCCACCAAAAGTGATTTCGACAATTTTATGGAGAGCGTGCAGCTG TATTTGCATCCTATGCGTTGCGCCTCAGGGGCAACTGTGGATAAGGCGGCTGGGAGCCATCATACGACGCCTCAGTCATCCCATCAAACCGAGCCAACAGAGATGAACTATCCATTGTTCTCATTTTCCCGCGGTCGTTGCATGGATCACGAGCGGGACGAAATGAGCGATTCGCTGTACAAGCCGCTCATAAAACAAGTGGCCTCTCTGGCCCAGGAACTGGGCGCTCAACTGGCGCCGCCACAGCACGGCGATGAGCACGACCAAGATGATAGTGAAAGCGAAGAGTTTGTGCTGCTGTAG
- the LOC6606269 gene encoding cysteine protease ATG4D isoform X2 — protein MNYDGLLSKLTDEKLMLFEAAGEGTIVEGSRICGQDADPLSLPLVEDGAIEEEQAAPIQTIHRTVFAVPRVPSPSPVSTSGANLNLKSENAATATPQRKISTSSRFMNAFSQLYGGGGNSGPSCGHVEQHSEEPGDLSANRTPTKGMESKLVAMWHNVKYGWSGKMRQTSFSKEQPVWLLGRCYHRRFTPPVSMESSITELPSGADTTPDNATSAFDSIQATSTSTSLYPALNPQQIDEIVVPQELGMDAVENQVGEQPWEEGIEGFRRDFYSRIWMTYRREFPIMNGSNYTSDCGWGCMLRSGQMLFAQGLICHFLGRSWRYDSESQLHSTYEDNMHKKIVKWFGDSSSKSSPFSIHALVRLGEHLGKKPGDWYGPASVSYLLKHALEHASQENADFDNISVYVAKDCTIYLQDIEDQCSIPEPAPKPHVPWQKAKRPQAENPKTEQQQHWKSLIVLIPLRLGSDKLNPVYAHCLKLLLSTEHCLGIIGGKPKHSLYFVGFQEDRLIHLDPHYCQEMVDVNQENFSLHSFHCKSPRKLKASKMDPSCCIGFYCATKSDFDNFMESVQLYLHPMRCASGATVDKAAGSHHTTPQSSHQTEPTEMNYPLFSFSRGRCMDHERDEMSDSLYKPLIKQVASLAQELGAQLAPPQHGDEHDQDDSESEEFVLL, from the exons ATGAACTATGACGGCCTCCTTTCCAAGTTGACCGACGAAAAACTCATGCTCTTCGAAGCCGCCGGCGAGGGCACCATTGTAGAGGGTAGCCGGATATGCGGCCAGGATGCGGATCCGCTGTCCTTGCCGCTGGTGGAGGACGGCGCCATCGAGGAGGAGCAGGCGGCCCCCATACAGACGATTCATCGCACTGTATTCGCCGTTCCACGCGTCCCTTCCCCCTCCCCCGTAAGCACATCAGGTGCGAATCTGAACCTCAAGTCGGAAAACGCTGCGACAGCGACTCCGCAGCGCAAAATATCGACGTCATCACGTTTCATGAACGCCTTCAGTCAGCTctacggcggcggcggcaacaGCGGTCCGAGCTGCGGTCACGTGGAGCAGCACAGCGAGGAACCCGGTGACCTGTCGGCAAACCGTACTCCCACCAAAGGCATGGAGTCTAAGCTCGTGGCAATGTGGCATAATGTGAAGTATGGCTGGAGCGGCAAGATGAGGCAGACCAGCTTCTCAAAGGAGCAGCCCGTGTGGCTGCTGGGACGGTGCTATCATCGACGCTTTACTCCGCCCGTAAGCATGGAAAGTTCCATTACCGAGCTGCCCAGCGGGGCGGATACCACACCCGATAACGCCACATCGGCGTTCGACAGCATTCAGGCCACTTCGACGTCAACCTCCTTGTATCCAGCCCTTAATCCGCAGCAGATCGATGAGATTGTGGTGCCCCAGGAACTGGGAATGGACGCAGTGGAGAACCAGGTGGGCGAACAGCCTTGGGAGGAGGGCATCGAAGGCTTTCGTCGTGACTTTTATAGTAGGATTTGGATGACCTACCGGCGAGAGTTCCCAATAATGAATGGCTCCAACTACACCTCGGACTGCGGATGGGGCTGTATGCTAAGGAGTGGTCAGATGCTCTTCGCTCAAGGACTCATCTGTCACTTCCTAGGTCGCA GCTGGCGCTATGATTCGGAGTCCCAGTTGCACTCAACTTACGAGGACAATATGCATAAGAAGATCGTCAAGTGGTTCGGGGACAGTTCCTCAAAAAGCAGTCCCTTCTCCATCCACGCCCTGGTCCGGCTGGGGGAGCATTTGGGTAAAAAACCTGGCGATTGGTACGGTCCCGCCTCTGTTTCCTATTTGCTTAA ACACGCCTTAGAGCACGCGAGTCAGGAAAATGCAGACTTTGACAATATTAGTGTCTATGTAGCCAAAGATTGCACGA TTTACTTGCAAGATATTGAGGATCAATGCAGCATACCGGAACCGGCGCCAAAACCCCATGTGCCTTGGCAAAAAGCGAAGCGGCCGCAGGCGGAAAATCCCAAAACGGAGCAACAACAGCACTGGAAGTCCCTCATCGTTCTGATACCTTTGCGCCTGGGCAGTGATAAACTGAATCCAGTGTATGCCCATTGTCTGAAGCTGCTGCTGAGTACAGAACACTGCCTGGGCATCATCGGTGGAAAGCCAAAGCATTCGCTGTACTTTGTCGGCTTCCAGGAGGACAGGCTCATCCACTTGGATCCGCACTATTGCCAGGAGATGGTGGATGTGAACCAAGAGAACTTCTCCCTGCACTCGTTTCACTGCAAGTCGCCGCGGAAGCTTAAGGCCAGCAAAATGGATCCTAGTTGTTGTATCGGCTTTTACTGTGCCACCAAAAGTGATTTCGACAATTTTATGGAGAGCGTGCAGCTG TATTTGCATCCTATGCGTTGCGCCTCAGGGGCAACTGTGGATAAGGCGGCTGGGAGCCATCATACGACGCCTCAGTCATCCCATCAAACCGAGCCAACAGAGATGAACTATCCATTGTTCTCATTTTCCCGCGGTCGTTGCATGGATCACGAGCGGGACGAAATGAGCGATTCGCTGTACAAGCCGCTCATAAAACAAGTGGCCTCTCTGGCCCAGGAACTGGGCGCTCAACTGGCGCCGCCACAGCACGGCGATGAGCACGACCAAGATGATAGTGAAAGCGAAGAGTTTGTGCTGCTGTAG